One window of the Granulicella arctica genome contains the following:
- a CDS encoding mannitol dehydrogenase family protein encodes MPELSIKLTTANLSRLSAEVQTPAYDRRELIPHTIHIGVGGFHRAHQALYLDDLLAMKDTERWGECGLGVLKSDDRMRDVLASQDHLYTLVERSADTQSARVIGSLVDYIYAPEAREAAIEKMSAVETRIVSLTITEGGYFIDEGTGGFLVNHPAIQHDLQNPTEPKSSIGLIAEALDRRRVRGLAPFTVMSCDNLQGNGHVISKVLSAYASLSNPALEAWITANVAFPNSMVDRITPATTPADIEWVGSRFGIDDAWPVVTEPFLQWVIEDTFSNGRPQWERVGAQFTTDVASYEIMKMRLLNGSHLAMAYLGALAGYTYVQDIMADPLFVTFIERFMEEVTPVVPIIPNTSISGYKKSLIERFSNPTINDQVTRICSEGSAKIPKWLLPSIQELLDRDLSVDLLSLVVASWIFYFGEGVDQSGKPLDIVDVRADELTRIAQPAGTNPLPMLAVQSIFGERLFANETFRQKTAEALRMLSNEGVTATIKRYLAP; translated from the coding sequence ATGCCTGAACTATCTATCAAACTTACTACCGCAAACCTTTCACGCCTGAGTGCAGAGGTTCAAACTCCTGCCTACGACCGCCGCGAACTCATTCCGCACACCATCCACATCGGTGTAGGTGGCTTTCATCGGGCTCACCAGGCACTCTATCTCGACGATCTGCTCGCCATGAAGGACACCGAGCGCTGGGGCGAATGCGGGCTCGGCGTCCTGAAGAGTGACGACCGCATGCGCGATGTGCTCGCCTCACAGGACCATCTCTATACCCTCGTCGAACGCAGCGCCGACACACAGTCCGCCCGCGTGATCGGCTCCCTCGTCGACTACATCTACGCCCCGGAAGCTCGCGAAGCCGCTATAGAAAAGATGTCCGCAGTCGAGACCCGCATCGTCTCGCTCACGATTACTGAAGGCGGCTACTTTATCGATGAGGGCACGGGAGGCTTCCTTGTTAACCATCCCGCGATCCAGCATGATCTGCAGAATCCCACTGAGCCTAAGTCCTCGATCGGCCTTATCGCCGAGGCGCTTGACCGGCGCCGCGTGCGAGGTCTTGCGCCCTTCACGGTCATGTCCTGTGACAACCTTCAGGGTAATGGTCATGTGATCAGCAAGGTCCTAAGCGCTTACGCCAGTCTGAGCAATCCAGCACTCGAAGCCTGGATTACTGCTAACGTAGCTTTCCCGAACAGCATGGTCGACCGCATAACGCCTGCGACCACTCCGGCTGATATTGAATGGGTCGGCAGTCGCTTCGGTATCGATGATGCGTGGCCGGTCGTCACCGAGCCCTTCCTCCAGTGGGTCATTGAAGACACCTTCTCAAACGGTCGCCCACAGTGGGAGCGCGTTGGTGCCCAGTTCACCACCGACGTCGCTTCCTACGAGATCATGAAGATGCGTCTTCTCAACGGCAGCCATCTTGCCATGGCTTATCTCGGTGCGCTCGCCGGCTACACCTACGTGCAGGACATCATGGCCGATCCGCTCTTCGTGACCTTTATTGAGCGCTTTATGGAAGAGGTTACGCCCGTCGTCCCGATCATTCCGAACACCTCGATTTCTGGTTACAAGAAGTCTCTTATCGAACGCTTCTCGAATCCTACGATCAACGATCAGGTCACGCGCATCTGCTCCGAGGGCTCTGCGAAGATACCCAAATGGCTTCTTCCGTCGATACAGGAGTTGCTTGATCGCGACCTGAGTGTCGATCTACTTAGCCTCGTCGTCGCGAGTTGGATCTTCTACTTTGGCGAGGGCGTCGATCAATCCGGAAAGCCGCTGGACATCGTCGATGTACGGGCAGATGAACTGACCCGCATCGCTCAACCTGCTGGAACAAATCCATTACCGATGCTGGCTGTTCAATCCATCTTCGGGGAACGGCTGTTTGCAAACGAGACGTTCCGGCAAAAGACTGCTGAGGCTTTGAGGATGCTTTCGAACGAAGGTGTGACCGCTACGATCAAAAGGTACCTGGCTCCGTAG